Proteins encoded in a region of the Thunnus thynnus chromosome 8, fThuThy2.1, whole genome shotgun sequence genome:
- the glrx2 gene encoding glutaredoxin 2 isoform X3 encodes MTFLGVTFSRRLASETTSGDHVRMGNFTSSTTGGLTSTSCAQYVHEMVSQNCVVIFSKTTCPYCKMAKNVFNEIGATYKVIELDEHNDGRRLQEALAQMTGARTVPRVFINGNCIGGGSDTKQLHQQGKLVPLIEQCAPCCASSGSEGSGSGQFESAK; translated from the exons ATGACGTTTTTGGGTGTTACGTTCAGCCGGCGACTTGCGTCAGAAACTACTTCCGGTGATCACGTAAG aatGGGGAATTTTACATCCTCTACTACTGGGGGTCTGACCAGCACGTCCTGCGCACAGTATGTTCAC GAGATGGTGTCACAAAACTGCGTCGTGATATTTTCCAAGACCACCTGTCCTTATTGCAAAATGGCTAAAAACGTGTTCAACGAAATCGGCGCGACCTACAAAGTGATTGAACTGGACGAGCACAATGACGGGAGGAGACTGCAAGAGGCCTTAGCTCAGATGACCGGTGCCAGAACG GTGCCGAGAGTCTTCATTAACGGAAACTGCATCGGGGGCGGCTCTGACACCAAACAGCTCCATCAGCAGGGGAAGTTGGTGCCCCTGATCGAACAGTGCGCTCCCTGCTgcgcttcctccggctccgaaGGCTCGGGCAGCGGACAGTTTGAGTCGGCTAAATGA
- the glrx2 gene encoding glutaredoxin 2 isoform X1, producing MFYQIQLIDYFLVVCSFFSMFARAGCLSRVAWTGCRRMGNFTSSTTGGLTSTSCAQYVHEMVSQNCVVIFSKTTCPYCKMAKNVFNEIGATYKVIELDEHNDGRRLQEALAQMTGARTVPRVFINGNCIGGGSDTKQLHQQGKLVPLIEQCAPCCASSGSEGSGSGQFESAK from the exons ATGTTTTATCAAATccagttaattgattattttttggtcGTATGCTCTTTTTTCTCGATGTTTGCTCGAGCGGGATGTCTTTCTAGAGTGGCATGGACCGGCTGCCGAAG aatGGGGAATTTTACATCCTCTACTACTGGGGGTCTGACCAGCACGTCCTGCGCACAGTATGTTCAC GAGATGGTGTCACAAAACTGCGTCGTGATATTTTCCAAGACCACCTGTCCTTATTGCAAAATGGCTAAAAACGTGTTCAACGAAATCGGCGCGACCTACAAAGTGATTGAACTGGACGAGCACAATGACGGGAGGAGACTGCAAGAGGCCTTAGCTCAGATGACCGGTGCCAGAACG GTGCCGAGAGTCTTCATTAACGGAAACTGCATCGGGGGCGGCTCTGACACCAAACAGCTCCATCAGCAGGGGAAGTTGGTGCCCCTGATCGAACAGTGCGCTCCCTGCTgcgcttcctccggctccgaaGGCTCGGGCAGCGGACAGTTTGAGTCGGCTAAATGA
- the glrx2 gene encoding glutaredoxin 2 isoform X2 — MDIYIFRPAVILQLDILLTQIISLNFVSSFGIFTFLRMGNFTSSTTGGLTSTSCAQYVHEMVSQNCVVIFSKTTCPYCKMAKNVFNEIGATYKVIELDEHNDGRRLQEALAQMTGARTVPRVFINGNCIGGGSDTKQLHQQGKLVPLIEQCAPCCASSGSEGSGSGQFESAK, encoded by the exons ATGgacatttatattttcagacCAGCAGTTATCCTCCAGTTAGATATTCTCTTGACGCAAATTATCAGCCTTAATTTCGTCTCTTCCTTTGGTATCTTCACGTTTTTAAG aatGGGGAATTTTACATCCTCTACTACTGGGGGTCTGACCAGCACGTCCTGCGCACAGTATGTTCAC GAGATGGTGTCACAAAACTGCGTCGTGATATTTTCCAAGACCACCTGTCCTTATTGCAAAATGGCTAAAAACGTGTTCAACGAAATCGGCGCGACCTACAAAGTGATTGAACTGGACGAGCACAATGACGGGAGGAGACTGCAAGAGGCCTTAGCTCAGATGACCGGTGCCAGAACG GTGCCGAGAGTCTTCATTAACGGAAACTGCATCGGGGGCGGCTCTGACACCAAACAGCTCCATCAGCAGGGGAAGTTGGTGCCCCTGATCGAACAGTGCGCTCCCTGCTgcgcttcctccggctccgaaGGCTCGGGCAGCGGACAGTTTGAGTCGGCTAAATGA
- the glrx2 gene encoding glutaredoxin 2 isoform X4, giving the protein MGNFTSSTTGGLTSTSCAQYVHEMVSQNCVVIFSKTTCPYCKMAKNVFNEIGATYKVIELDEHNDGRRLQEALAQMTGARTVPRVFINGNCIGGGSDTKQLHQQGKLVPLIEQCAPCCASSGSEGSGSGQFESAK; this is encoded by the exons atGGGGAATTTTACATCCTCTACTACTGGGGGTCTGACCAGCACGTCCTGCGCACAGTATGTTCAC GAGATGGTGTCACAAAACTGCGTCGTGATATTTTCCAAGACCACCTGTCCTTATTGCAAAATGGCTAAAAACGTGTTCAACGAAATCGGCGCGACCTACAAAGTGATTGAACTGGACGAGCACAATGACGGGAGGAGACTGCAAGAGGCCTTAGCTCAGATGACCGGTGCCAGAACG GTGCCGAGAGTCTTCATTAACGGAAACTGCATCGGGGGCGGCTCTGACACCAAACAGCTCCATCAGCAGGGGAAGTTGGTGCCCCTGATCGAACAGTGCGCTCCCTGCTgcgcttcctccggctccgaaGGCTCGGGCAGCGGACAGTTTGAGTCGGCTAAATGA
- the uchl5 gene encoding ubiquitin carboxyl-terminal hydrolase isozyme L5 isoform X1 translates to MSGSAGEWCLMESDPGVFTELIKGFGCKGAQVEEIWSMEPENFDNLKPVHGLIFLFKWQPGEEPAGSIVQDSRLDHIFFAKQVINNACATQAIVSVLLNCTHSDMLLGDTLTEFREFSQSFDAAMKGLALSNSEVIRQVHNSFARQQMFEFDAKSSAKDEDAFHFVSYVPVNGRLYELDGLREGPIDLGACNQDDWISAVRPVIEKRIQKYSEGEIRFNLMAIVSDRKMIYERKIAELQMQLTEDEPMDTDQSSTFLSSIQSEIAKYQLLIEEENQKLKRYKIENIRRKHNYLPFIMELLKTLAEYQQLIPLVEKAKEKQSAKKAQEAK, encoded by the exons ATGTCTGGAAGCGCAGGAGAGTGGTGTCTGATGGAGAGTGACCCCGGGGTGTTCACAGAGTTGATAAAAGGGTTTG GATGCAAAGGAGCCCAGGTTGAAGAGATATGGAGTATGGAGCCAGAGAACTTTGACAACTTGAA ACCAGTTCACGGGTTGATTTTCCTGTTCAAGTGGCAGCCAGGTGAAGAGCCGGCAGGATCAATTGTCCAGGATTCAAGACTTGACCACATCTTCTTCGCAAAACAG gtcaTTAACAACGCTTGTGCCACCCAGGCGATAGTCAGCGTCCTGCTCAACTGCACCCACTCTGACATGTTGCTGGGAGACACGCTGACAGAGTTCAGAGAGTTTTCACAGAGTTTCGACGCCGCT ATGAAAGGTTTGGCTCTTAGCAACTCTGAAGTGATCCGACAAGTTCacaacagctttgccag ACAGCAAATGTTTGAATTCGATGCAAAGTCGTCAGCAAAGGACGAGGACGCCTTTCACTTTGTGAGCTATGTTCCTGTAAACGGCAGACTATACGAGCTGGATGGACTTCGAGAGGGACCAATTGACTTGG GTGCATGCAACCAGGATGACTGGATCAGCGCAGTTCGCCCAGTGATTGAGAAAAGAATACAGAA GTACAGTGAAGGAGAGATCCGATTCAACCTAATGGCCATCGTGTCAGACAGAAAGATGATATACGAGAGAAAAATCGCAGAGCTGCAGATGCAGCTTACTGAG gACGAACCAATGGACACAGATCAGAGCAGCACATTTCTTAGCTCCATTCAGTCAGAGATTGCCAAGTACCAACTCCTTATTGAAGAGGAAAATCAGAAACTTAAAAGATATAAG ATTGAAAACATTCGACGAAAGCACAACTACCTTCCTTTCATCATGGAGCTACTGAAGACACTGGCAGAGTACCAGCAGTTAATACCTTTGGTGGAGaag GCGAAAGAGAAACAGAGCGCCAAGAAAGCCCAGGAGGCCAAGTGA
- the uchl5 gene encoding ubiquitin carboxyl-terminal hydrolase isozyme L5 isoform X2 — translation MEPENFDNLKPVHGLIFLFKWQPGEEPAGSIVQDSRLDHIFFAKQVINNACATQAIVSVLLNCTHSDMLLGDTLTEFREFSQSFDAAMKGLALSNSEVIRQVHNSFARQQMFEFDAKSSAKDEDAFHFVSYVPVNGRLYELDGLREGPIDLGACNQDDWISAVRPVIEKRIQKYSEGEIRFNLMAIVSDRKMIYERKIAELQMQLTEDEPMDTDQSSTFLSSIQSEIAKYQLLIEEENQKLKRYKIENIRRKHNYLPFIMELLKTLAEYQQLIPLVEKAKEKQSAKKAQEAK, via the exons ATGGAGCCAGAGAACTTTGACAACTTGAA ACCAGTTCACGGGTTGATTTTCCTGTTCAAGTGGCAGCCAGGTGAAGAGCCGGCAGGATCAATTGTCCAGGATTCAAGACTTGACCACATCTTCTTCGCAAAACAG gtcaTTAACAACGCTTGTGCCACCCAGGCGATAGTCAGCGTCCTGCTCAACTGCACCCACTCTGACATGTTGCTGGGAGACACGCTGACAGAGTTCAGAGAGTTTTCACAGAGTTTCGACGCCGCT ATGAAAGGTTTGGCTCTTAGCAACTCTGAAGTGATCCGACAAGTTCacaacagctttgccag ACAGCAAATGTTTGAATTCGATGCAAAGTCGTCAGCAAAGGACGAGGACGCCTTTCACTTTGTGAGCTATGTTCCTGTAAACGGCAGACTATACGAGCTGGATGGACTTCGAGAGGGACCAATTGACTTGG GTGCATGCAACCAGGATGACTGGATCAGCGCAGTTCGCCCAGTGATTGAGAAAAGAATACAGAA GTACAGTGAAGGAGAGATCCGATTCAACCTAATGGCCATCGTGTCAGACAGAAAGATGATATACGAGAGAAAAATCGCAGAGCTGCAGATGCAGCTTACTGAG gACGAACCAATGGACACAGATCAGAGCAGCACATTTCTTAGCTCCATTCAGTCAGAGATTGCCAAGTACCAACTCCTTATTGAAGAGGAAAATCAGAAACTTAAAAGATATAAG ATTGAAAACATTCGACGAAAGCACAACTACCTTCCTTTCATCATGGAGCTACTGAAGACACTGGCAGAGTACCAGCAGTTAATACCTTTGGTGGAGaag GCGAAAGAGAAACAGAGCGCCAAGAAAGCCCAGGAGGCCAAGTGA